AGGAAACCGTCAAGGGCATCGTCCGGGCGAAGAAGTTTCTCTCGCGGCTGGTGGCGGCCGGCGGAGACGTCGTGTTCGTCGGGACGAAGCGCCAGGCGCGCGTGGCCACCGAACAGCAGGCGAAGCGCTGCGGCATGCCGTACGTCAACCACCGGTGGCTGGGCGGGACGCTGACAAATTTCCGAAGCATCCGGTCGCGTCTGGGGCGGCTGGACGAACTCGATCAGATGGAAGTCACCGGAACGATCAACCGGCATTCGAAGAAGATGATCGCCAGCCTCCAGCGCGAGCACCAGAAGATCCGGCGGAACCTGGAAGGCATCCGGACGATGGAGCGCCTGCCGGCCGCCCTCATCATCGTGGACACGATCCGCGAGAAGAACGCCGTCCGGGAGGCTCGGAAGATGGATGTGCCGGTCGTCGCCATGGCCGACACGGAAGCGGACCCGGACGACCTGACGGTCGTCATTCCGGGGAACGACGACGCGATGCGTGCGATCGAGATCGTGCTCACGCACCTGGCCGACGCCGTCATCGAGGGCAAAGCGAACCGGGCCACCCTCGCCGCCAAGGAAGGCGAGGACCAGACGCCGGCGCGCGGGCCGACACGCCCGCAGGCACGGGTCAGCCGCCGGCCGACCAAAGGCGCCGAGCGGCCGGTGCCCTCGATGCCCCTGCCCAAGCCGCATCCGGCCACGCA
This portion of the Planctomycetota bacterium genome encodes:
- the rpsB gene encoding 30S ribosomal protein S2; this translates as MAKLEVQELIEAGIHFGHPASRWNPKMKPYIFGKRNFIHIIDLKETVKGIVRAKKFLSRLVAAGGDVVFVGTKRQARVATEQQAKRCGMPYVNHRWLGGTLTNFRSIRSRLGRLDELDQMEVTGTINRHSKKMIASLQREHQKIRRNLEGIRTMERLPAALIIVDTIREKNAVREARKMDVPVVAMADTEADPDDLTVVIPGNDDAMRAIEIVLTHLADAVIEGKANRATLAAKEGEDQTPARGPTRPQARVSRRPTKGAERPVPSMPLPKPHPATQAERPAGEAVAGDTGTGGPAESAAGEEPASDAPSAGA